A single genomic interval of Alligator mississippiensis isolate rAllMis1 chromosome 15, rAllMis1, whole genome shotgun sequence harbors:
- the LOC102558336 gene encoding phospholipase A and acyltransferase 3 isoform X2 — MPESLELEADGSPEKFPADVEPEPGDLIEIFRVGYQHWAVYVGQGFVIHLAPSCELPNAGLDSLASVLSCKAQVRRERLGAVAGGHHYRVNNKHDGSLQPRPSLAVVGSAEGLVGCELAYRLGSCNCEHFVTRLRYGVARSDQVQDIVVGVGAAGLSLAALGLLRAVVKKRHRQNQ, encoded by the exons ATGCCCGAGAGCCTGGAGCTTGAAGCTGACGGGTCCCCAGAGAAGTTTCCTGCAGAC gtggagccagagcctggggaCCTGATTGAGATCTTCCGCGTCGGGTACCAGCACTGGGCCGTGTATGTGGGCCAGGGCTTTGTCATCCACCTGGCCCCGTCCT GTGAGCTGCCCAACGCGGGCCTGGACAGTCTGGCGTCAGTGCTGAGCTGCAAGGCGCAGGTGCGGCGGGAGCGGCTGGGGGCGGTGGCCGGGGGGCACCACTACCGTGTCAACAACAAGCACGACGGGAGcctgcagccccggcccagcctggCCGTGGTGGGCAGCGCCGAGGGCCTGGTGGGCTGCGAGCTGGCCTACCGCCTGGGCAGCTGCAACTGCGAGCACTTCGTCACCCGGCTGCGCTACGGCGTCGCCCGCAGTGACCAG GTCCAGGACATCGTGGTGGGCGTGGGCGCAGCTGGCCTCAGCCTGGCAGCGCTGGGCCTGCTGAGAGCCGTGGTGAAGAAGAGACACCGGCAGAACCAGTGA
- the LOC102558336 gene encoding uncharacterized protein LOC102558336 isoform X1: protein MPESLELEADGSPEKFPADVEPEPGDLIEIFRVGYQHWAVYVGQGFVIHLAPSCELPNAGLDSLASVLSCKAQVRRERLGAVAGGHHYRVNNKHDGSLQPRPSLAVVGSAEGLVGCELAYRLGSCNCEHFVTRLRYGVARSDQVRPGTGVPCRPPSPPNAGVPPLHLPLVGVMGPSPPSPWTPGFIPLDAQTPSLPRLGCLGPTSPSSPQITNAWGQSPWDTWVQCPWDPCSPPLPCPYLGSFPTQGGRWQLWGWGAARTPGIFLHFIDFIDVRAGRDLGRSSSPAPRPKGRKSAGVIGSQQDKHPVSS, encoded by the exons ATGCCCGAGAGCCTGGAGCTTGAAGCTGACGGGTCCCCAGAGAAGTTTCCTGCAGAC gtggagccagagcctggggaCCTGATTGAGATCTTCCGCGTCGGGTACCAGCACTGGGCCGTGTATGTGGGCCAGGGCTTTGTCATCCACCTGGCCCCGTCCT GTGAGCTGCCCAACGCGGGCCTGGACAGTCTGGCGTCAGTGCTGAGCTGCAAGGCGCAGGTGCGGCGGGAGCGGCTGGGGGCGGTGGCCGGGGGGCACCACTACCGTGTCAACAACAAGCACGACGGGAGcctgcagccccggcccagcctggCCGTGGTGGGCAGCGCCGAGGGCCTGGTGGGCTGCGAGCTGGCCTACCGCCTGGGCAGCTGCAACTGCGAGCACTTCGTCACCCGGCTGCGCTACGGCGTCGCCCGCAGTGACCAGGTGCGCCCGGGCACCGGGGTCCCCTgccgccctccctccccacccaatgCCGGGGTTCCACCCCTTCATCTGCCCCTCGTGGGTGTTATGGGtccatctcccccttccccatggacCCCTGGATTCATCCCCCTGGATGCCCAGACTCCCTCTCTGCCCCGCCTCGGATGCTTGGGTCCCacatccccttcttccccccagatCACAAATGCTTGGGGTCAATCcccctgggacacctgggttcagtgTCCCTGGGATCCatgctctcccccactcccctgcccttaCCTGGGTTCCTTCCCCACTCAGGGAGGACGGTGGcagctgtggggatggggggcagcccGGACGCCTGGGATCTTtctccatttcatagatttcatagacgttagggctggaagggacctcggaagatcatcgagtccagccccccgcccaaagggcaggaagtcagctggggtcataggatcccagcaagataagcatccagtttcatcttga
- the ATL3 gene encoding atlastin-3 — protein MGRGRRAPPGPVPVVLTHRAAHAFELAEQALASVLLQEPVRDMDAVVVSVAGAFRKGKSFLLDFMLRYMYAQKEAGPTGTPGPGWLGQDDEPLQGFSWRGGSEPDTTGIHIWSEVFVVQKPGGKKVAVVLMDTQGAFDSQSTVRDCATIFALSTMTSSVQIYNLSQNIQEDDLQQLQLFTEYGRLAMDEIFHKPFQTLMFLVRDWSFPYEYIYGLQGGMKFLEKRLEVKTQQHEEIQNVRKHIHSCFTDVSCFLLPHPGLKVATSPSFDGRLKDVAEEFKEGLQQLIPLVLDPARLREKEINGSMVTCRGLLEYFKAYIKIYQGEDLPHPKTMLQATAEANNLAAVASAKDLYYLKMEQMCGGDKPYVAPAQLDERHEAARTAALELFRRVKKMGGAAFSRGYEEQLETELAELHAHFSRHNEAKNLLGALRTPAVLAGTVLALYLGSGLSGFVGLSVVAQLCNGLVGLLLLALLAWGYIRYSGHYRPLGTAIDTTAGYVLEQATALGNTTRTDTAGPPPRPPPDKKGQ, from the exons ATGGGGCGGGGGCGGCGGGCGCCCCCCGGGCCGGTGCCGGTGGTGCTGACGCACCGGGCGGCGCACGCCTTCGAGCTGGCGGAGCAGGCGCTGGCGAGcgtgctgctgcaggagcccgTGCGCGACATGGACGCCGTCGTCGTCTCCGTGGCCGGCGCCTTCCGCAAGGGCAAGAGCTTCCTGCTCGACTTCATGCTGCGCTACATGTACGCCCAG AAGGAGGCGGGGCCAACGGGGACCCcggggccaggctggctggggcaggacgaCGAGCCCCTGCAGGGCTTCTCGTGGCGCGGCGGCTCCGAGCCCGACACCACCGGCATCCACATCTGGAGCGAGGTCTTCGTTgtccagaagccggggggcaagaag gtgGCTGTGGTGCTGATGGACACGCAAGGGGCCTTCGACAGCCAATCGACCGTCAGGGACTGCGCCACCATCTTTGCGCTCAGCACCATGACCAGCTCTGTGCAG ATCTATAACCTCTCCCAGAACATCCAGGAGGATGATTTGCAACAGCTGCAG CTCTTCACAGAGTACGGGCGCTTGGCCATGGATGAGATCTTTCACAAGCCCTTCCAG accCTCATGTTCCTGGTCCGGGACTGGAGCTTCCCTTACGAATATATCTACGGCCTCCAGGGGGGTATGAAGTTCCTGGAGAAGCGGCTGGAG GTGAAAACCCAGCAGCATGAGGAGATCCAGAATGTGCGCAAGCACATCCACTCGTGCTTCACCGATGTCAgctgcttcctcctgccccaccccggccTCAAGgtggccaccagccccagctttgATGGTCGCCTCAAAG atgtgGCCGAGGAGTTtaaggaggggctgcagcagctcatACCCCTGGTCCTGGACCCCGCGCGGCTCAGGGAGAAGGAAATCAATGGCTCCATGGTCACCTGCCGTGGGCTGCTAGAGTACTTCAAG GCGTACATCAAGATCTACCAAGGGGAGGACCTACCACACCCCAAAACCATGCTCCAG GCAACTGCAGAGGCCAATAACTTGGCAGCTGTGGCCTCTGCCAAGGACCTGTATTATCTCAAGATGGAGCAG atgtgCGGGGGTGACAAGCCGtatgtggctccagcccagctggacGAGAGGCACGAGGCAGCACGAACAGCGGCCCTGGAGCTCTTCCGGCGGGTAAAGAAGATGGGGGGTGCGGCCTTCAGCCGGGGCTACGAGGAGCAGCTGGAGACGGAGCTGGCCGAGCTGCACGCACACTTCTCCCGGCACAACGAGGCCAAGAACCTGCTGGGGGCTCTGCGCACCCCGGCCGTGCTGGCGGGCACTGTGCTGGCCCTCTACCTAGGCTCGGGCCTCTCGGGCTTCGTCGGCCTGTCGGTGGTGGCCCAGCTCTGCAACGGGCTGGtggggctgttgctgctggccctgctggcttggGGCTACATCCGGTACTCGGGGCACTACCGGCCCCTGGGGACCGCCATTGACACCACCGCCGGCTATGTGCTTGAGCAG GCCACCGCGCTGGGCAACACCACCCGTACTGACACTGCcggccccccgccccggcccccgcctgacaagaaggggcagtgA